In the Limanda limanda chromosome 15, fLimLim1.1, whole genome shotgun sequence genome, CAACATACTCACTCGAAACAATCCCccttttattctgtttcttcTACAAATTGTATGTTGCAAGAATACACAATATTCCTAGTATGTAACTTCCTTTTTTCCTATTGTTCATGCTGTGGTCAGGCTCAGAATAAGCACAATGGGACCCTCGCTGCTGCCAAGGTGATTGACACCAAGACGGAGGATGAACTGGAGGATTACATGGTGGAGATCGAAATTCTGGCCTCCTGCGACCACCATCACATCGTCAAACTGCTGGatgccttttattttgaaagcaaaCTTTGGGTAAGCAAGCCAGTGCCTGACTGACAgaactgtcttttcttttctttttttcgtgTGTTGATGTTGACTTGAAGCCAAGGAGACACAGAGGCACAGAACAAGTCATGCAAGGAGACACAGAGGCAGCGAACAAGTCATGCAGGGAGACACACTAATTCATCACCATTTGTTATGCCGTCTCTAGAAGAACTCTCACATCATTTACACATGACGATATAAGGACAGTCACACTGCATTTGTATTTCCTGTAGCCAAAGATTGAAGCGTTTAAAACATGTGACACAATTAGAGGCTAGTTTGAGGGTAAGAATGCTCGACTGCAGGTTTTCCTTGTGagaatttttttatatattttccttttttaaataatggacTGGTTAATCACTATGGTTGGATCCCATGACTTCCAGTAGAATCCCGCCATTTTTGACCCAAATCGTCACAGTGATTATAGTGGAGAAAAATTCTCAGCAcccattttaaaaaacactccTGCGTCTGCCTCCTTATCCACATGAGCAGAGACTTCAGTCACAGTGCAGATTTAATCCATGGTCAGTAGATTTCACTCTTTGTGCAGTAAGAGGCCCCAGAGCAATTAGGTCCAGGTAGGTGGTGTCATGTGACCGTCCCCTGTGGACTGCCCACATCTATGAGAAGATAATGGAGTGGGTTCGGTGGCTGGAGAAAGTGCCCGTGAATAATTCAGAGCTGCATGCCGGTTGCCTGTCCGTCCACAATCTTTTAAGCAGCCTGATGAATGTGTAACTGCCTCTGCTTTGCATGTGTTGGGCtttgtgttaatgtttaatATATTCCTTTTTTCTATTAGTgataaatcaaagaaaatacttTGCCAAACCtaaggggatttttttttctgggagTGATGTTCAATTCAGCAAATTGGAATTTGTGCAACACCTGTCAGAGGCACAGGAATGTAAATGACTTTCGATATTCCCACAACACAATGATGATTATACAGAACGGGAAGAACCACTTGGTTCCTCCTCGCTGTTTCCGTCTTCTGAATAGAGGGTGTTCCTTGGTTGTAgctttgattgatttttttctacCATCTGATACCGTGAGCTGCCAAGTAACGTGCTGGCGAAGCTAATAAAGATGAAGTGGTTGTCGGTTACATTACATCAGcttggaaaagagagagaactgtGGTCAGGGGCTGGGCAGTTTTACATTTCAATAACAGTATTAAAGAACAGTCTAATGCACCGTGGCTTCAAAAAGTGAACTCAGATGTGCTTTGTGAATTGATAAACCCAtagtatttttcttattatacaGCTATACTgaagcaaatgttttaaatggtaTGTCGTGCAAAATTTTGTTCATATGTATGAGGATCAAGGACTTACTTCCCCAGAATATTTCCTCTCACATGTTCCCTTCATGCAAATAATGTGGTTTAGATACACTGAGAGTAGATAGAACAGTTGTTGTGTGAAAGGAATcaatctcttcttctctccaggaACGGATTTGTCTGCACAGGAAATTAAATTTTTCGCTTAAGgttattttttgtaaatattcagTGGACAAACAAGGACATGATATTTTATCAGAATATATGATGAAATATCCTGGATGTCTTGTGTAGACAAGCAAACAAAGCATTTACCCACCAAAGAATATGAATTTATAAGAAAGCGCAGGGAGAGGATCAAACCTCTAAATATATTGGATTGTCCTGAAATGGAAATCACAAGACCTTTAGAGGAAGCTCAGTATAGATATTTTAGTGTCTGATTGATTGGTTTCTTAGAATGGCACAACAACCAAATCAATAACCTATAACAGGGATGCTGATGTCTGTGCTAAAGGTCATGTTATTTACATACTCTGGATAACAGTTCCTCCTTCATTGCACCGCAGCACGCATTACTAATTTGTCCAATTTGTTCTGCTTTAAAATTGCAGATCCTGATTGAGTTCTGTGCGGGCGGCGCAGTGGATGCCATCATGCTGGGTAAGTCCCTCATTCATTAAAGGAAACAGAAACGCACTATAAAGTTCTGGAGCCTTTTCTTTGCTCCATCCCTGAGTGCCAACTCTTTTTTGTTCCACCCTGAAACTTCTGCTggattttctttccctctcctcactcGGAGAGGCCGATCCAACTGTGTAATTATTATAGCTCGTTTTTCAAGGAGTGGTTGCTCCACTTCTAACGCCAGCACACACTCTCATATTTTGATTAAAGAAACACCTCACAACCTTTTCTTATTTGTGaattacaacaacaaagatGATGCCAGTCAATTCACTGCTCTGTTGGATGTTGTTTCTGCTCTGTGGTCTGactcacttaaaacaaatgtcttatgCCAGGTTCTTCCAGTCATACATGCTGGCTGGTATAAGGGAGGAGATTTGTCCTCCAGTTGCTATTGGATACCGTTAAGCCATCATATTTAATGTTAATACATTAGAATGGCTAAGCCTGTGTTTCTAAAAGGCATAATAAACTACAATTACAATATATGATCTGGAAAAATATGTGACTAAAGAACtatctgtgtgcatgttttttccacagaACTGGAGAGGCCCCTGACAGAGCCTCAGATCCGTGTGGTGTGTCGACAGACCTTAGAGGCCTTGGTTTACCTCCACGAGAACAAGGTCATCCACAGAGATTTGAAAGCCGGGAACATTCTCCTCTCCTTGGATGGAGAAGTGAAACTGggtaaatatatacattttcactgCTGTGATTGCCATAGTAATACCTATCTACTAGTTCCAGAaaatctctctttgtctttgacTCTTATATCTCGACAACctttcatcttatcggctttgCACCTgccatgtgtattgttaagggtcCAAGAAGGGCAGAGTCGAGTTTGATGCGATATTCACAAGTTCAATATTAAGAAACGTTGAATAAACAGTCGACCAGCACTGTGTAGCAGTGATGACTGGGACTCATCAATGTAAGTGACCTTGTTGCAGCTTCAGGTTTCTGcggactgagtcctgcagccagTCTGTACTCACAATAACAGAAGGTCAcgtttacagtttcagaaagaaagtcacaaccagcatcaccactgGCCAAGTGAATAGCCCATGACAAACAGGCATCTCTAGAGCGGCCATTGTTCTCGTTTTAACAAATGAGAAGGATTATACAAGAAGATAAGTGCACTTCAGTTACAGCTAAGCACATGTACTTTGGAATACTCAAGACGATTCATTGGCGGTTCTTCTCTCAGATATATGTCCCCTCTGAACCTCCCAGCAGGGCCAACActaatagataaaaaaaaaaaaaagataattagtCAAGTCTATTGTGGATCCCTTGGCCATCAGCGCTGTTGTAACCAGCTGAGCTACATGACTTTGGGGACGATGACAAGTGCACAGCACTGTGCTTACGTTCAGTAATGAGTCATTCATGCTGCGTGACATTTACCGTGGAATTTAGAAAAATGAAGTACAGTGTTTTTCTGTCGACCCGAAGGAGAGAGGCGTATTTTTTATACAACACTGATGCACTGGAGTTTGTGAAGCACTGAATTAGTTACATAATATTCAAGAAGTCAACGTGTtcatgttgctgctgttgcatcCAGAGCTGCTAGTTCCCCGATGATTCACGTTCTGTAGGCAGGAGGGTCACGACAGAGCCGggcaaacaataataatcaagCTGTCACCAGGGAGGTAATGATagatctctccttcctcctaaTGCGTACATGCTGTAAGTGATGGGAGAAGCAGGCGGAGATAGCCACACAGATAACAGCAGTGCTGGCAGTGATAATGGACTCATGCCCAGTTGTAGGGTTCATATTTGAAATCTGAAGCCAGTTTAATTTAGAAAAAGGATTCTGATATATCTGGTTTCTAGTAGAAAATgtcctcaatatttttttactaCATTTCCCTCATCCAGGGAGTTCATAGTTTCATTATGGAGTTAAATTAGATTTtctgatgaaaataataaaaatgtcttcTTTCAGCTGACTTTGGGGTTTCTGCAAAAAATACCAAGACGTTACAGAGAAGAGATTCTTTCATCGGCACTCCTTACTGGTGAGTCACGCAGCCTAGAGACATGAGGACACTGCATGTCCAACAGATAATTGCCTTAAGTGTGTCCAACAGTTTTGGGTGATGATTTTTTCGACAGTGACACAAAAGCGTCATTGACCTCAGCCTTAAATACTGAGCAGGCTTCCTGTCTTTCAAATTCCAGaccaatatacacacacatgctattTTACTGCATTTCTCCCTTTAAGTTAAGAGAATTGAACGAAAGGAatcagataaatatcagataTCATGTCACTTGCAGCCCAAATGTTAATAACAAACCCTCTGACTTCTCATTTTGCAGGATGGCTCCCGAAGTAGTTATGTGCGAAACGTCCAAGGACCGTCCGTACGACTATAAGGCCGATATCTGGTCCCTCGGGGTGACCCTGATAGAGCTGGCACAGATTGAGCCGCCCAACCACGAGATGAATCCCATGAGAGTGCTGCTGAAAATAGCCAAGGCCGAGCCGCCCACACTTATGCATCCCTCTCGCTGGTGAGATGGTGTGCTGGTGATAACTAGACAGGGGGAACGGGAATGTTTCCGGATTGGAGATAAGCAAATGTTTACTGTTTAATGTGTTAAAGTGTAGTGAATTGTTAATGCTTAACTGGCCACAGGGGAGAACTGTATTAATCGGACGCCACACAGAGCAGGGCCAGGGGAGACAACTCTGTTACGGGCCAACCAactgattctttttttatttattcttgaaAGGTCGTCACAATTCAACGATTTTCTGCGGAAAGCACTTGATAAGAATGTGGACAATAGGCCGGGCCCAATACAGCTTCTACAGGTGAGTGGCTTTCCTCCATCTACAGCCCACTGTTATCTCTGAGTAAGCAACCATCTACACTGCTGGCCACTGGCTGGAGGCATTATGTTATGATaaccatctgtctgtccatttGTATGatactgtacatacatacatCCGTTCCATTATTTTGAAACTGCCTTGAGGTCCATATGTCTACTTGAACTCTGAGCTGAAATCAGATTTTAGTGGTGAAAGGTCCATGTTGCTCTGACCTCGCATCCAACTCATTCTCATCAGCATCATATCTCAAAAAACACCTTTGGggaatttattcaaatttggCACCAAAGATCACTGCTCAACCTGATTGGATTAattgtggtcaaaggtcaagatcccTGACCTCACGTTCATTCTATTCTGATTTATCAGTAGTGCCCAGAGGGAATTAAATTCAATCTAGTACTAATATCtttttggactcaaagattaagTGATAAGTGTCACATTATTTCATAGCTTCGGTCGTTAGAGACATAAACCATGAGGCCGTAATTCTAGTTTTCTGTTTTGAGGTTTGTGCTTGTATTTGATTCATCCTGTCAGTTTGACaaggaaaaacatttctaaTCCATTTCCATGTCTTGTCTCCATCTGTAGCATCCCTTTGTCAGCAGTGTAACCAATTGCAAACCACTCAGAGAACTCATAGCCGAGGCCAAAGCTGAAGTCACAGAGGAGATCGAGGacagcaaagaggaggaggaggaggatgagactGATACACCTCAGGTACGAACTTTTCTTAGTGTAGTGCATGTACGATATATACATAGTTGATATCTTTGTAATAGACTGCACTGTGACCTTTTTTGtcattgatgacatttttgttttcctgttttccttACTTTTGACACAGGCTGTTCCTGGGCACAAGCGCGCACACTCAGATGTCAGCGTGGCCAGCTCAGAGGACGACAAAGCTCCCCAAACTCCATCCACTCTGGAATCTGTTACAGAAAAGACGGAGGTCGAGCCTGCTGCAGACAGGACCAGTGATAAGCTCTCAGATGAAGGACTTGGAACAAGTGAGGTTGACaagactgaggaggagaaactcaatGAGGTGTCTGATGCCAGTAATGAAGACCTGGCCTCGCCGACAGTAGAGCCCACCAAGGACTCTGTCTCTCAAGATCTTACAGAGGATAAACCAGTAGATGAACAAGGTGAAGTGATTCCTGAGGAGCCTGTAGTAGCAGAGCCTGAAGAGAGCTTAGATAGCTTAGACCTATACACAGATGGCCAGACAACAGAGGTAGAAGAGAAGGAGACACAAGAGGAGAAAGCGAAGGATGAACCTcgacaaacagaagaagaaattaagCCTGAGGATGTGAAAGAAcaagtagaaaaagaaaaaccagaaGCAGGAACAGACGAATTTACAAAATCCCAAGAGCACCCTGAAGATCCACAAGAGAAACCAGAACCTATAATAGTGGATGTAGCACAGgcaggagaagaaaacaaagaacaaagtgTGGAGACACCTCAACACAAAGTGACAGTTACTGTAGAAGACACAGTTGATTTCACAGATGCAAATGTAGACAAAGATAATATAGAATCAAATCAAAAGGAAATACATGTAAATGGAGAAACAGAGTCAAAGTCACCAGTGGATTCGTCCACTGACATTTTAATAGAGAAGCAGACCAAAGAAAATCAGCCTGGAGAGAAGCCTGAGAATGAGGCACCTGAACAAGATAATCAGACTAGAGAGAAAGTTGCACTGGTTGAAGAGGCTACAACTGAATCCACAAATGGAGTCAGCGATGAAGTCAAAGAAGCCTCCGAAGAACCAGAACCAGTGGAACCATCTAAAGGCATCGCCatgaaggaggatgaggaaacAACTAGCCGTGCTGATGAGAGCATTTCTCAAGATGCCGTTTCTGTCCAAGAGAGCGAAACCGACTCTGAAACCAAGACAGAGCAAGGAAGTCCTGCTGTGATCAAGCCAGATGTGGAGAAGGACTCGGACTCTGGAAGCAGCTCCGCTGCTGATACTAACAGCCTTGAACTCAATCTGTCCATCTCCAGCTTCTTGTCCAAGAGCAAAGAAGGGGGCTCTATTTCTATGCAGGTAACATAACATTTGCCTCAATTATAACCTCAgttcttaaaatataaacactaTTTAAATAACTTCTGCACCCAAAACATTCCTGTTTCATTTGTAGGAGTCAAGACGTCAGAAGAAGACTATGAAGAAAACACGTAAATTCCTGGTGGATGGTGTGGAGGTCAGTGTGACGACATCAAAGATAGTGACAGATAGCGACGCCAAGAGTGAGGAGATGAGGTTCCTGAGGTACGTCTGTCAGCAATCTGCTCACCACACTATTGGTCTAAATATGGGACATGACCTGTTTAACACGCCTCCTTAAATAGTTCTGTTGTATTTCACTGCTCCCACATCTTTTACAAAAGCCAGATTATCTCCTGTGATGAATGCTGTATGTTATATGTTACCTTTTAAAGACATGAAACATGCTGTTTCAACTGTTTGTACAAGTGCGTAAGTATTTAGTGTAGAGTTCATGACCTGAAGATCAGTAATGCTTAGAgttgcagagcagagcagaattGTCAACGCAGGAGAAGAAGCTATTGTTGTAATGAATCTTTTGTTACATATTAAAAACCCCATCTCAGATAAGGGAAAATACAAGTTTTGATTGGAAATAATCTTATTTCATCAGTAACAAACTTTGAGACCAGAAAATATGATGTCACCTTGACTACACTGTTGCTGTGGTTTCCTCAGGCGGCAAGAGTTGCGAGAGCTGCGCCTCCTGCAGAAAGAGGAGCAGCGGGCCCAGCAGCTGCTGAGCaacaagctgcagcagcagagagagcagaTCCACCGGCGCTTTGAACAGGAAACTACTGTGAGTCACTCGGTTCATACCACAGTAGtttgaggtgttttttgttAGTGTACCAACTCCCAAGAAACACGCTGCTTCTTCTCAAAGTTGATCGAAACATAACAGAGAATCTTACATTAAAACACTTGTCCACCTCTAAAacaaatctatatatatatatatatatctatttacagtaaattaaaATCCTTAAACAAAGTTTTGGCTGTTGATCTGTGTTAATCTTGTGCTATTGTAGATACAGTCACCTCACCAGGCTGATGCCAGTGTCTATTGATTCTGTCTGTGCAGGCTAAGAAGCGTCAATATGACCAAGAAGTGGAAAATCTTGAGAAAAAGCAGAAGCAGACGATTGAACGCCTGGAGCAGGATCACACCAGCCGACTGCGAGATGAGGCCAAACGAATCAAAACGGATCAAGACAAGGAACTCTCCAAGTTCCAAAACATGCTGAAGAACCGCAAGAAGGAGGTATGGTCGTGcctgcctgtgtctgtgtggaggtgCCTGTAATGATCAGCTCTTAACTGAGGGATCCCGGGGTGATAAGCGCTTGCATGCCGTAGATACAAGCTGTTCAATAGTGCATGTGTCTCAGAACTTATGCTTCGTCATATTAGTCCTATGGGAGCGGGTTGCTTTGCTCTTCTGCCTGTTACTAGATGTGTCCAAATGAtggcaacagacagacagactatGCTATCGTTCCTCTCGCTGGCACTAGCTCTGTGTTGTTGTATCTATTATTCATCTGCCCAGAGGCTTCTGCTCTCCTCTGTTGAAATACTGTGCTGCAAatctatttgttatttttagagAATTATGATTAAATTTCAGTCTCAGGCTGAACCTTATCATGATGCTGTGCTGGGCTTGTTACACATGTAGGTTGCTTTTTTTCTGCTTAGATTATGGAGGACCGTAACTgctcaaatgaaaaatatataaataatcaaattaaagtgtcaataaataaataaatgccaGTTTAAACAATGTAATGCCtaagtaaatgaaaaatgaatatAGTTTGGGGATGAAAAATGCTATTTAGATATatctacattttatttaaatgatttacatgtattcatttcatttaccttttctatttctatttttatttatttatttttgcatctctAAATTAATTCCTTTATAAATGAccaaatcaatatatatatatatatatagggttTTTTTCACATTGATTTGGTCATTTATttacttctttatttattttagtattgATCCCCCAGTTTGCAGCATAAGTGCTTTGTAGGATGTGTTGGGTGCGcttgcagtttgtgtgtttcgCTTTACTTGGCTCTTTTCCGGCAGTTGTTCCGTTTGGCATCTGTTGTGCATTATGTGAACCTGGTGCTGGTTGTGCAACTCGCAGTTTGCTTTCTCAGAATAtatttcttcagtgttttgaaATATAGGATGTTTTTGTAGGTTGGCTTCAAGGTGTCGCTTTTGCTTTTAGCTTCGTTGTTGTTAAGCTGCAAAAATATGAGCTGTTGCCTTTCAGTGATAAAATGTTTACCTTTTCCAATGTTGTATATTTTTTGTCACTGTATTTGTTAACTAACCATGTTtcctgtatgagtgtgtgaggagGCTTTGGCCAATGTTCTTTGAAGATTTTTCTAAGTGGTGTTGGGCTCATTtgggaaaaatacaataatccTTACATCAGAGTAACTGGTACGGAAAAGTCTTTAATAGAGCTGCAACAATTAATCGACAGCAACATTTCCATATTTGCCTTATTTCAGCTTCTGCATATCtttgacttgtgtgtttttttatttttgggattCAGAATGTtgataacaaaacacacaatttgaAGATGCCGCCCTGAGCTGTAAGAATATAATCTACAGATAATAACAATGATGATCATTCCTAGTTGCAGTCTTAGTCATTGATAAGTATGGAGACTTGAATCATGTAAGTTTAATATAAGGTCTTATTTGCATTCAGTTAGAACTTGAGTGCCTGGCAAGGGTCCAAATGTCAGCGCTGTGAAATATTCAGAGATCATAGTTGTCAGATGATTCCAACTCAGttactctgtttttttaattccatgAGTCAGAAATGATCCTGATGGCTGTGGGACCTAATCAAACGCAAAGTTAAACATGGGAGCTGTTTATGAGACTAACATCTTCTGCCTCGTTCTCGTCAAATCTTTCTCCTGACTTCCTCTTAAAATTATTCCAACTTGAGCAGTTCAAACTGACACCtctgatgtgttctgaataactACTAATCAAACGAGTGAAAAACTTCACTCGCGGGAAGTTGGATTTCAGCATGCTGACTTGAAATCAGTTGGTCGGGTGGATACAGAATCTCTCCTCTCAAATCGGGCCGTGCATGTCCTCTTCTCTTGTTGGCCAAGCTTTGTTAGATTTTCATGATATACATGCAGCATCTACCATGTATCTGCATACACACTGTaggtcaaacaggaagttggACAGTCTCCCAAACACTTGAGAAAAGAGCTCATGAAACGCGTAAAGGAGGATCTTTCGCTCCTCAAGACTGCCGAGGTAAACCATCACCTGCTTTGTCTTACTCTGTGAAGGAGTAAGAGAttacttctcctctctctttcctctgtttcctctctccttatATATCTCCATTCGTGTGAGGTATATACATATCTGGACAAACAAAGGGAATCGCTGTGTCTGTGATCACCCCATACTTcctcttatcagtttaataagAATACATTTTAGATAATGTTTAGCAATATGACAGTACATGAAAACCATAGGACTATAGACATTTTTCAATGGTTTGTCAAGGTTGAACTACTTTTAACCCCTTTTTATATGTGGTGTTGTTGAGCCATGATGGAAATTTAAATCAATGGGCTCAATTGCTTTGTGGTTATATCACATACAAAGCAAGTAGATGAGCGTTTGTATTTGAGCAGAGCATTAATCAGCTGATAATTAGTTTTTTAAGGGATATTTTGACAGATTTTGTAGATCAAGCAATACATGTATAATTCAAGAAACTAATCAGCAGAACCTTCAGTATTGAAAGTCATGGTTAGATTTAGTATTTAGAGAATTTATACTTCTGTTTACTTGACATTCTTCAGTGCGCTTCTTTGCACCTGAGATTTCTATGTGAATTTGGAAATTACAGTTTCAGGTCAGTGACGATGCCGAGCGCACACGTTATCTGCTGCTGAGTGTTCATCGTCTAATAGGGAATAAATCAGCGAAGGGGCGATTGCAGACACAGCTTTCGTTTCCTCAGTCGACATTTGTGCTGAAAGCTTTTTCCTGACTTTGCCTGTGCATCTTTTATGAATTACGTGAACGTCACGCAGACAGAAGGTGACTCTCGTGAGCCAGCAGCATGGAAAGTAACAAAGAGAATGCTCCTCTTCTTATGGGAAGAGTGTTCATAACTAATTAACTGACTTCCTCCTAACGCAGAGCTGTGCTGTTCGCCTTAGACTCACCGATAGTCCCAAAATGGAAAGGGCCGTGTCTTACATAGCTTGGGAAGAATCAGTGTGttggagtgtttgtgtgtgtgtgtgtgtgtgtgtgtgtgtgatggagtatGTGAGATCCTCAGcctgctgctgtgtgctgtTGTCTGTCCCTGATCAGGGCGAGTGCGCTGTTTGCTCTCCTCCGCAGGCAGTGGCCCAGGTTATGATACAGTCTTTTCAGTTGTCCTCATGCGCACTCTTCAACGCTCAGATGCAGGATGTAAGTCTACCCCACTCCCCTCTCCTGCCCTGTTTCTCTCCGTCGCTCGCCCATACTTAGATGTGTGCAACTTAACGTGACTAGATTGTGATGGTGCAGTTTAACTTTAGGAGTGACACATGTAAGCATGGGCggtgttttgtttttcgttTTGTTTTTGCGTGTTGTCatcactgtgtttgtgcagtggtTCTCTCTCCTTATCCTGCGCCGtatcttttttctcctccaccaGTCCACAAACGTTCTACATctagtttgtgtattttatatggctttatttatatttgcatcCAACTGGATTGGAGTCTGGGAGTAAACACGCACAGTGCTCCGTCCCAGTGGGGGTGTAGTTGTTGATCACCGACTGTCGAGATCCATGTTGACTAGCTGTCTCACAAGATGGATGTAAAAGTCGTGGGTTTTGTGTATAAATCGTTCAGATCAGATTTACTCATTTATTATTTGGGGGATTTTTGTAAAATAATACGGTTCCATAGATTTTCTACTGATTAAGTGATCATAGTTTATAGTTGAGTAcaatttaaccataaacttaaTGATAAATAGCTataaacaaatagaaaacacaaattcaaccaAATTAATAGCATTTGAtttaagattttctttttgacaTACAATAAACATGAAcgcacatcttttctgcattgtttaatCTGTGAAATTAAAGCTTTCATACCTGGGCACGTTGGCAAACAAACGATCCTATCAGTGCCTTTCGAGCAGTCAATAGATAATTCAGATGTTAATGTCTATGTAGATGTCGTcttaaataaaactgtgaatCTGAATCTCAACTGAACTgaaatctttctctctctctctcttcacctccattGTGGATCAGTGCCATCCATGATCTCTTGAGTGTCTTCTCTCCTGATTCAAGTTGATGATGTGACATCTTAGTTGCTCTGTGTCGTGCTGAGCTTGAAGTGGATGACATTGAATAGttaatataatgttatattagacttgatgttttattcagctccctctgtctctctctgtctctctctgtctctctctgtctctcggcTGTTCCTCTGTCTTCATAACCATGGCTTCCTCTGACTGTTCCTCActgctctccctcttctctcaggAGCAGGAGTTCctacagaagcagcagcaggacctgGACGGAGCTCTGAAGAAAATCATCCAGCAGCATAAGCTGGAGATCGCCACTATTGAGAGGGACTGCCTCAACcacaagcagcagctgatgaGAGGTACGAGCTGGACACTAAAGATATATGACAGCTTACTGTTTTAACCAGTCCCTTAAATCGATTGATTCAACTACAACTTTAACTTTCTATTCATTTCAGTGTAACATGAAACTTTAGTAATATGAGATATGAGTTTGAGACGTGCAAGTCACATAAATGAAAGATTGGTGAATGTACAACAGATAGAAATTCATGATGGCATTTCTGTTTCTGATTTCATCAGCTGAAGGAATCAA is a window encoding:
- the slka gene encoding STE20-like serine/threonine-protein kinase isoform X2, with product MSFFNFRKMFKLGPDRKKKQYEHVHRDVNPEDIWEMIGELGDGAFGKVYKAQNKHNGTLAAAKVIDTKTEDELEDYMVEIEILASCDHHHIVKLLDAFYFESKLWILIEFCAGGAVDAIMLELERPLTEPQIRVVCRQTLEALVYLHENKVIHRDLKAGNILLSLDGEVKLADFGVSAKNTKTLQRRDSFIGTPYWMAPEVVMCETSKDRPYDYKADIWSLGVTLIELAQIEPPNHEMNPMRVLLKIAKAEPPTLMHPSRWSSQFNDFLRKALDKNVDNRPGPIQLLQHPFVSSVTNCKPLRELIAEAKAEVTEEIEDSKEEEEEDETDTPQAVPGHKRAHSDVSVASSEDDKAPQTPSTLESVTEKTEVEPAADRTSDKLSDEGLGTSEVDKTEEEKLNEVSDASNEDLASPTVEPTKDSVSQDLTEDKPVDEQGEVIPEEPVVAEPEESLDSLDLYTDGQTTEVEEKETQEEKAKDEPRQTEEEIKPEDVKEQVEKEKPEAGTDEFTKSQEHPEDPQEKPEPIIVDVAQAGEENKEQSVETPQHKVTVTVEDTVDFTDANVDKDNIESNQKEIHVNGETESKSPVDSSTDILIEKQTKENQPGEKPENEAPEQDNQTREKVALVEEATTESTNGVSDEVKEASEEPEPVEPSKGIAMKEDEETTSRADESISQDAVSVQESETDSETKTEQGSPAVIKPDVEKDSDSGSSSAADTNSLELNLSISSFLSKSKEGGSISMQESRRQKKTMKKTRKFLVDGVEVSVTTSKIVTDSDAKSEEMRFLRRQELRELRLLQKEEQRAQQLLSNKLQQQREQIHRRFEQETTAKKRQYDQEVENLEKKQKQTIERLEQDHTSRLRDEAKRIKTDQDKELSKFQNMLKNRKKEEQEFLQKQQQDLDGALKKIIQQHKLEIATIERDCLNHKQQLMRAREAAMWELEERHLQEKHQQLKQQLKDQYFLQRHQLLKRHEKEMEQMHRYNQRLIEEMKNKQNQERVRLPKIQRSEAKTRMAMFKKSLRITATASVTPEQERERIKQFGSQEEKRQKNERLNQHQKHENQMRDLQLQCDSNIRELQQLQNEKCHLLIEHETQKLKELDEEHSQEIREWREKLRPRKKALEEEFTRKLQEQEVFFKMSGESECLNPTTQSRVSKFYPIPNLHNAGL
- the slka gene encoding STE20-like serine/threonine-protein kinase isoform X1, with the translated sequence MSFFNFRKMFKLGPDRKKKQYEHVHRDVNPEDIWEMIGELGDGAFGKVYKAQNKHNGTLAAAKVIDTKTEDELEDYMVEIEILASCDHHHIVKLLDAFYFESKLWILIEFCAGGAVDAIMLELERPLTEPQIRVVCRQTLEALVYLHENKVIHRDLKAGNILLSLDGEVKLADFGVSAKNTKTLQRRDSFIGTPYWMAPEVVMCETSKDRPYDYKADIWSLGVTLIELAQIEPPNHEMNPMRVLLKIAKAEPPTLMHPSRWSSQFNDFLRKALDKNVDNRPGPIQLLQHPFVSSVTNCKPLRELIAEAKAEVTEEIEDSKEEEEEDETDTPQAVPGHKRAHSDVSVASSEDDKAPQTPSTLESVTEKTEVEPAADRTSDKLSDEGLGTSEVDKTEEEKLNEVSDASNEDLASPTVEPTKDSVSQDLTEDKPVDEQGEVIPEEPVVAEPEESLDSLDLYTDGQTTEVEEKETQEEKAKDEPRQTEEEIKPEDVKEQVEKEKPEAGTDEFTKSQEHPEDPQEKPEPIIVDVAQAGEENKEQSVETPQHKVTVTVEDTVDFTDANVDKDNIESNQKEIHVNGETESKSPVDSSTDILIEKQTKENQPGEKPENEAPEQDNQTREKVALVEEATTESTNGVSDEVKEASEEPEPVEPSKGIAMKEDEETTSRADESISQDAVSVQESETDSETKTEQGSPAVIKPDVEKDSDSGSSSAADTNSLELNLSISSFLSKSKEGGSISMQESRRQKKTMKKTRKFLVDGVEVSVTTSKIVTDSDAKSEEMRFLRRQELRELRLLQKEEQRAQQLLSNKLQQQREQIHRRFEQETTAKKRQYDQEVENLEKKQKQTIERLEQDHTSRLRDEAKRIKTDQDKELSKFQNMLKNRKKEVKQEVGQSPKHLRKELMKRVKEDLSLLKTAEEQEFLQKQQQDLDGALKKIIQQHKLEIATIERDCLNHKQQLMRAREAAMWELEERHLQEKHQQLKQQLKDQYFLQRHQLLKRHEKEMEQMHRYNQRLIEEMKNKQNQERVRLPKIQRSEAKTRMAMFKKSLRITATASVTPEQERERIKQFGSQEEKRQKNERLNQHQKHENQMRDLQLQCDSNIRELQQLQNEKCHLLIEHETQKLKELDEEHSQEIREWREKLRPRKKALEEEFTRKLQEQEVFFKMSGESECLNPTTQSRVSKFYPIPNLHNAGL